Proteins from a single region of Urocitellus parryii isolate mUroPar1 chromosome 4, mUroPar1.hap1, whole genome shotgun sequence:
- the Slc2a6 gene encoding solute carrier family 2, facilitated glucose transporter member 6 isoform X1, producing MQEPLLGAEGLDYDTFPEKPPPSPGERARVGALQNKRVFLATFAAVLGNFSFGYALVYTSPVIPALEHSSDPDLHLTKTQASWFGSVFTLGAAAGGLSAMVLNDLLGRKLSIMFSAIPSAAGYALMAGAHGLWMLLLGRTLTGFAGGLTAACIPVYVSEIAPAGVRGALGATPQLMAVFGSLSLYALGLLLPWRWLAVAGEGPVLVMVLLLSFMPNSPRFLLSRGRDEEALQALTWLRPADADVHWEFEQIQDNVRRQSSRVSWAEARDPHMYRPVLIALLMRFLQQLTGITPILVYLQSIFDSTAVLLPPKDDAAIVGAVRLLSVLIAAFTMDLAGRKVLLFVSATIMFAANLTLGLYVQFGPRPLTPNSTVSLETLSLAGTEQPPATPTSYLTLVPLLATMFFIMGYAMGWGPITWLLMSEILPLRARGVASGLCVLVSWLTAFVLTKSFLLVVKAFSLQVPFFFFAAICLVSLVFTGCCVPETKGRSLEQIESFFSSRRRSFLH from the exons ATGCAGGAGCCCCTGCTGGGAGCTGAGGGCCTGGACTATGACACCTTCCCCGAGAAGCCGCCCCCGTCGCCCGGAGAGAGGGCGCGGGTCGG ggCCCTGCAGAACAAAAGGGTGTTCTTGGCCACCTTTGCTGCGGTGCTGGGCAATTTCAGCTTTGGGTATGCCCTGGTCTACACgtcccctgtcatcccagccctTGAGCACTCCTCAGACCCAGATCTGCATCTGACCAAAACTCAGGCATCCTGGTTTGGG TCTGTGTTCACCCTGGGAGCTGCTGCTGGGGGCCTCAGTGCCATGGTCCTCAATGACCTCCTGGGACGGAAGCTCAGCATCATGTTCTCTGCGATCCCCTCTGCGGCGGGGTACGCGCTCATGGCAGGCGCCCATGGCCTCTGGATGCTGCTGTTGGGGAGGACGCTCACTGGCTTTGCTGGGGGACTCACGGCGGCCTGCATCCCG GTGTACGTATCTGAGATCGCCCCTGCTGGTGTCCGTGGGGCCCTGGGGGCCACGCCGCAGCTCATGGCAGTGTTCGGATCGCTGTCTCTCTACGCCCTTG GCCTCCTGCTGCCCTGGCGTTGGCTGGCTGTGGCCGGGGAGGGGCCTGTGCTCGTCATGGTCCTGCTGCTCAGCTTCATGCCCAACTCGCCACGGTTCCTGCTCTCCCGCGGCAGGGATGAGGAGGCACTGCAGGCACTGACCTGGCTGCGCCCAGCAGATGCAGACGTCCACTGGGAGTTCGAGCAGATCCAGGACAATGTCCGGAGACAG AGCAGCCGAGTGTCGTGGGCAGAGGCCCGGGACCCCCACATGTACCGGCCGGTGCTCATTGCCCTGCTCATGCGTTTCCTGCAGCAGCTGACAGGCATCACGCCCATACTGGTCTACCTGCAGTCCATCTTCGACAGCACGGCCGTGCTGCTG CCCCCCAAGGATGATGCAGCCATTGTGGGAGCCGTGAGGCTTCTGTCCGTGCTGATCGCGGCCTTCACCATGGATCTGGCTGGCCGCAAGGTCCTGCTCTTCGTGTCGG CAACCATCATGTTTGCTGCCAACCTGACGCTGGGGCTGTATGTCCAATTTGGTCCAAGGCCTCTGACCCCCAACAGCACTGTGAGCCTCGAGACCCTGTCCTTGGCGGGCACAGAGCAGCCCCCGGCCACACCCACCAGCTACCTCACTCTGGTGCCCCTCCTGGCCACCATGTTCTTCATCATGG GATATGCCATGGGCTGGGGGCCCATCACCTGGCTGCTCATGTCGGAGATCCTGCCCTTGCGTGCCCGTGGCGTAGCCTCAGGGCTCTGTGTGCTGGTCAGCTGGCTCACCGCCTTCGTCCTCACCAAGTCCTTCCTGCTGGTGGTG AAAGCCTTCAGCCTCCAGGTGCCCTTCTTCTTCTTCGCGGCCATCTGCCTGGTGAGCCTAGTGTTCACGGGCTGCTGTGTGCCTGAGACCAAGGGCCGCTCCCTGGAGCAGATCGAGTCCTTCttcagcagcaggaggaggtcCTTCCTGCACTAG
- the Slc2a6 gene encoding solute carrier family 2, facilitated glucose transporter member 6 isoform X2, producing MQEPLLGAEGLDYDTFPEKPPPSPGERARVGALQNKRVFLATFAAVLGNFSFGYALVYTSPVIPALEHSSDPDLHLTKTQASWFGSVFTLGAAAGGLSAMVLNDLLGRKLSIMFSAIPSAAGYALMAGAHGLWMLLLGRTLTGFAGGLTAACIPVYVSEIAPAGVRGALGATPQLMAVFGSLSLYALGLLLPWRWLAVAGEGPVLVMVLLLSFMPNSPRFLLSRGRDEEALQALTWLRPADADVHWEFEQIQDNVRRQSSRVSWAEARDPHMYRPVLIALLMRFLQQLTGITPILVYLQSIFDSTAVLLPPKDDAAIVGAVRLLSVLIAAFTMDLAGRKVLLFVSATIMFAANLTLGLYVQFGPRPLTPNSTVSLETLSLAGTEQPPATPTSYLTLVPLLATMFFIMGYAMGWGPITWLLMSEILPLRARGVASGLCVLVSWLTAFVLTKSFLLVVPSASRCPSSSSRPSAW from the exons ATGCAGGAGCCCCTGCTGGGAGCTGAGGGCCTGGACTATGACACCTTCCCCGAGAAGCCGCCCCCGTCGCCCGGAGAGAGGGCGCGGGTCGG ggCCCTGCAGAACAAAAGGGTGTTCTTGGCCACCTTTGCTGCGGTGCTGGGCAATTTCAGCTTTGGGTATGCCCTGGTCTACACgtcccctgtcatcccagccctTGAGCACTCCTCAGACCCAGATCTGCATCTGACCAAAACTCAGGCATCCTGGTTTGGG TCTGTGTTCACCCTGGGAGCTGCTGCTGGGGGCCTCAGTGCCATGGTCCTCAATGACCTCCTGGGACGGAAGCTCAGCATCATGTTCTCTGCGATCCCCTCTGCGGCGGGGTACGCGCTCATGGCAGGCGCCCATGGCCTCTGGATGCTGCTGTTGGGGAGGACGCTCACTGGCTTTGCTGGGGGACTCACGGCGGCCTGCATCCCG GTGTACGTATCTGAGATCGCCCCTGCTGGTGTCCGTGGGGCCCTGGGGGCCACGCCGCAGCTCATGGCAGTGTTCGGATCGCTGTCTCTCTACGCCCTTG GCCTCCTGCTGCCCTGGCGTTGGCTGGCTGTGGCCGGGGAGGGGCCTGTGCTCGTCATGGTCCTGCTGCTCAGCTTCATGCCCAACTCGCCACGGTTCCTGCTCTCCCGCGGCAGGGATGAGGAGGCACTGCAGGCACTGACCTGGCTGCGCCCAGCAGATGCAGACGTCCACTGGGAGTTCGAGCAGATCCAGGACAATGTCCGGAGACAG AGCAGCCGAGTGTCGTGGGCAGAGGCCCGGGACCCCCACATGTACCGGCCGGTGCTCATTGCCCTGCTCATGCGTTTCCTGCAGCAGCTGACAGGCATCACGCCCATACTGGTCTACCTGCAGTCCATCTTCGACAGCACGGCCGTGCTGCTG CCCCCCAAGGATGATGCAGCCATTGTGGGAGCCGTGAGGCTTCTGTCCGTGCTGATCGCGGCCTTCACCATGGATCTGGCTGGCCGCAAGGTCCTGCTCTTCGTGTCGG CAACCATCATGTTTGCTGCCAACCTGACGCTGGGGCTGTATGTCCAATTTGGTCCAAGGCCTCTGACCCCCAACAGCACTGTGAGCCTCGAGACCCTGTCCTTGGCGGGCACAGAGCAGCCCCCGGCCACACCCACCAGCTACCTCACTCTGGTGCCCCTCCTGGCCACCATGTTCTTCATCATGG GATATGCCATGGGCTGGGGGCCCATCACCTGGCTGCTCATGTCGGAGATCCTGCCCTTGCGTGCCCGTGGCGTAGCCTCAGGGCTCTGTGTGCTGGTCAGCTGGCTCACCGCCTTCGTCCTCACCAAGTCCTTCCTGCTGGTGGTG CCTTCAGCCTCCAGGTGCCCTTCTTCTTCTTCGCGGCCATCTGCCTGGTGA